The Mucilaginibacter terrae region TGTGCTTATTATCAGTAATCTATGTAATTAAAAGCATTTCAGGTGTTTACCTGGGTAACTCAAACCATTAACAATTCGAATATAAGCTATTTTACGAGTAACTTATAACTTTAAATTTCTTTCAACTTTAAAGCTATACTTTTTCATTTAACTTACATGCTACCCATTCCTATCTAGCAAAAGGTTTCCATTTACTTGATGGAGGAAGAGCATATATAAATAGGAAATGATAAAAGCTGCTATGACCTTACAGACCGGACCGTATGTCTTTGTTATTTTATAAAGAAGCCAGATTTGTTATGTATACTGAAAGTATTTGACCACATGAGTTTTGCAAATAACATATGTAGCGTGCTTGACCGTTTTTAAAAATAACAGAAACGAAAATATAAATAGATTCATTAGGTTAATATTGAGTTAATACCAACAGCTTACTTTCGCTACAATTAAACGTCCTATGGCTATTGTGAATATTGAGCACCTGAAAAATTTAAAACGGGGAGATAGTAAGGCTTTCAATATGATTTTTAATGCTTATTGGGATAAGCTTTTCAGGGCTGCATTTTATCGCGTCGAAAACTATGATCAGGCTCAGGACATCGTTCAAGAGGTGTTCATTAAGCTTTGGGACTGCCGTTCAGATTTAAATATTACTGAGGAAAATATAGAGTATTACCTGTTAAAGTCAGTTAAACATAGAGTAATCTCCTATTACCGTTCTTCACAAGTAGCTGAATCGGTGTTAGAGGCTTCGTTGAAGGATTTTAATGAGGCTTTTGAGGGAAATATGAATGTTCAATTTGAGGTAGTCGAAAAATATGTTCAAACTCAATTAATGCAACTCCCTCCAAATATGCGTGTCGCTTATCAAATGCGCGATGACGAACACAGTATAACAGAAATTGCCAGTCATCTCAATCTGGCAGAGCAAACGGTTAAAAACCATCTTTATGAGGCCAAAACCAGATTGCGCGCTGCTGTTAAATCAGAATTTCTTACAGATCAGATCGCAATGCTCTTTGTTGCCATTATTCTGCTAACAAAGAATTAACATAAGCCTAAACTCTTCTTAAAGTACTTTGAAGTTTTCAAGCGTGTACAGTATGAAAGATCATCATTGCTGTATATGGATAAAGACTATTTAAAAGAGCTTTTTGAAAAATTTGAGCGTAACGATTTAAGCGAGCAGGAAAAAGAACATCTTGACAACTGGTATAACTCTTTTGAAAAAAAAGCACAGTTTGAACCTTTACAGGATAGTGCAATCAGGAAAGAAGTTTACCGCGCTATAAATGGTCCGGTTACTAAGTTTATCTCTCAAACTAAACCTGTAATTAAAAGGCTTTACTGGCCTTTGGGTATAGCAGCATCTTTACTGATCGTCTTTACCGTGCTTATCCAAACGAAAGGTACCTTTAAGCAAAATAGAACAACTACGGAACTGGCATCGTCGGTTTATACCGTATTTACCCAGCCAGGAGAAGTTAAGAAGCTAACCCTTCCGGACAGTTCGGTGATATGGGTCAATTCTGCATCCAAAGTACAGTTCAACACCCATACGTTTTCGAATAAAAGAGATATACTGCTTAAAGAAGGCGAAGCTTATTTTCAAGTAGTTAAAAATCCCAAAAGCCCTTTTAGGGTACATACAAAAACGCTTACTACCCAGGTATTCGGTACCTCGTTTAACGTGAAGGCTTACGAAAAACTGGGTTATACTTCGGTTCATGTAATTACTGGTCGTGTGGGTGTTAGCAGTAAAAGCGGTAATGCACATGTAATGTTGGTACCTAACCAGTTCACCATACTTAATGCCGGTACAAATAAACTGGATATAAATATTAGCGAACCAGGTGCCAATAGCTGGATAGATGGTACCATAAAAATCAAAAATGCATCTTTTAATGAGTTAGCCTTAATTCTTTACAATCACTATAAAATTAAATGTACTACTACAGTACCTCGTATACAGCAGCAATCATTTACCATAACTATACTGAAATCTACCACGCTCGATCAAACGCTCAGGATCGTTTGTGCAATCCACAACAATAAATACAGGAGGGAAAAGAATGAAGTAATGATCTACTAATTGCAAAAAAAACCGGCAAAGTTGTTAGCGCAACCTTGCCGGCAAAAAAATCATAGTCCGGGCAAGCCTCGAAAACTTCCGGCTATTACCATTAAATCAAATGAAATCAAACGGTATTCAAATTTATGAAAAAAAACAAATGGCTAATCAGGAAAGTTATGCGCATTTCTTTTGTTATTCTAACAATCACCTTATTCTGCGGTCATTTATTATTTGCGGCAATATCTAACGCCCAAGTACTGACCAGATCGGCAAATATTGAGCTCACTGACGGAAAACTTGAATCAGCCCTCTCATTATTGAGTAATAAACTCAATGTGCCAATTGCTTACGATGACAAAGATATATTGGCCAGCAAGCATTTGATAAAGGCACGAACCTTTGTGAATACCAATGTAGCGAGTATTTTAAATTACATGCTGCAACGGACAAATATTACTTATAAAGTTGCTGAGGGTACAATAATTCTTTTTAAAAAGGCAGATCCCATACGAATCAATGGTAAGGTGCTGGATGAAACAGGCGAACCATTACCTGGAGTAAACATTGCTGTTAAAGGTACATCGGTACGGTCTATTACTAATTTGAAAGGAGAGTATAGTATCGCTGCTTCCAGCCGTAATGATGTTTTAGTATTTACATCAATTGGTTTTACAACCAAAGAGGTGTTAGTTGGTGTGCAGTTAACGGTAGATGTTAAGATGACCGCCAGTACAGGATCTTTAAATGAAGTTGTAGTAACCGCATTGGGCATAAAAAGGGAGGCCAAAGCATTAAGTTACAGTCAGCAAAAAGTTGATGTGGAACTCCTTAGTGAAATAAAAAGCCCTAATTTTATTAACTCACTTTCGGGTAAAATAGCAGGCTTGCAGGTTGTGCCCGCCGGTT contains the following coding sequences:
- a CDS encoding RNA polymerase sigma factor, which produces MAIVNIEHLKNLKRGDSKAFNMIFNAYWDKLFRAAFYRVENYDQAQDIVQEVFIKLWDCRSDLNITEENIEYYLLKSVKHRVISYYRSSQVAESVLEASLKDFNEAFEGNMNVQFEVVEKYVQTQLMQLPPNMRVAYQMRDDEHSITEIASHLNLAEQTVKNHLYEAKTRLRAAVKSEFLTDQIAMLFVAIILLTKN
- a CDS encoding FecR family protein; this encodes MDKDYLKELFEKFERNDLSEQEKEHLDNWYNSFEKKAQFEPLQDSAIRKEVYRAINGPVTKFISQTKPVIKRLYWPLGIAASLLIVFTVLIQTKGTFKQNRTTTELASSVYTVFTQPGEVKKLTLPDSSVIWVNSASKVQFNTHTFSNKRDILLKEGEAYFQVVKNPKSPFRVHTKTLTTQVFGTSFNVKAYEKLGYTSVHVITGRVGVSSKSGNAHVMLVPNQFTILNAGTNKLDINISEPGANSWIDGTIKIKNASFNELALILYNHYKIKCTTTVPRIQQQSFTITILKSTTLDQTLRIVCAIHNNKYRREKNEVMIY